One Chryseobacterium indoltheticum DNA segment encodes these proteins:
- a CDS encoding peptidoglycan-binding protein LysM, protein MTKQIATAVLTIAAIILGTNNVQAQNTTATTTVNITLNDVISIDAGSTAIGNTVDFNYTTAADYNSDQTINKANSLKVTSTKNFNVKVKAGGANFMNGTNLIPVNVLTIKAASAAGTMGGTKNTIVLSATDQNLVTNAPLGSALTLNLDYTIPAAKSSSSDILGKPAGTYTQTVTYTATAL, encoded by the coding sequence ATGACAAAACAAATAGCAACCGCAGTCTTAACTATCGCAGCAATCATATTAGGAACTAACAATGTTCAGGCTCAAAATACAACCGCTACCACAACAGTAAACATTACCCTGAACGATGTAATTTCTATCGATGCAGGAAGTACTGCAATTGGTAATACTGTTGACTTTAACTATACTACTGCAGCAGACTATAACTCTGATCAAACAATTAATAAAGCAAATTCTTTAAAAGTTACTTCAACAAAGAATTTTAATGTAAAAGTAAAAGCAGGAGGTGCTAATTTCATGAATGGAACCAACTTGATCCCTGTAAATGTTTTAACAATCAAAGCTGCTTCAGCTGCCGGAACAATGGGCGGAACAAAAAACACTATCGTTTTATCTGCAACTGATCAAAATTTAGTTACAAATGCTCCGCTTGGGAGTGCATTAACATTGAATTTGGATTATACAATTCCTGCAGCGAAATCATCATCTTCAGATATCTTAGGTAAACCAGCAGGAACTTATACGCAAACAGTTACGTATACAGCGACTGCTTTATAA
- a CDS encoding aldo/keto reductase, whose protein sequence is MVSSLGLGCMRMSSIWGGPTPDETESIATINEALDNGINFLNIGDFYGAGHNEMLIGKAIKGRRDDAFISVKFGAIFHNGQWIGLDLRPVAIKNFVNYSLTRLGIEIRPQHFESVEGFSI, encoded by the coding sequence TTGGTTTCCAGTCTTGGTTTAGGCTGCATGAGAATGTCCTCAATCTGGGGCGGTCCCACACCTGACGAAACAGAAAGTATCGCTACAATCAATGAAGCTTTGGATAATGGGATTAATTTTCTAAATATAGGAGACTTTTACGGCGCCGGTCACAACGAAATGCTAATTGGCAAAGCCATCAAAGGAAGACGTGACGATGCTTTTATCAGTGTAAAATTCGGTGCTATCTTTCACAATGGTCAGTGGATAGGATTAGATTTACGTCCCGTTGCAATAAAGAATTTTGTCAACTATTCTCTTACCCGTCTGGGAATTGAAATACGCCCTCAACACTTTGAAAGTGTTGAGGGCTTTTCTATTTAA